Proteins found in one Clostridium kluyveri DSM 555 genomic segment:
- the cobU gene encoding bifunctional adenosylcobinamide kinase/adenosylcobinamide-phosphate guanylyltransferase, with amino-acid sequence MGKLILVTGGARSGKSSYAERLAKEIRGDILYVATSIPFDDEMKFKVKKHIEQRPSNWDTLEAYKDFHSKLIPMLPGKSGVILDCITNLVSNLLLEKCGDIEKIKASQIVEIEEYIKGEIKEFINISKNTSIPFIVVTNEVGMALVPEYKLGRIFRELAGSVNQIIAKEAEKVYFCISGIPVRIK; translated from the coding sequence ATGGGAAAATTGATTCTTGTAACTGGCGGGGCAAGGAGCGGTAAGAGTTCCTATGCAGAAAGGCTGGCAAAGGAAATTAGGGGTGATATTTTATATGTGGCCACCTCTATTCCCTTTGATGATGAAATGAAGTTTAAAGTAAAGAAGCATATAGAGCAAAGGCCCTCTAATTGGGATACACTGGAGGCTTATAAGGATTTTCACAGCAAATTAATACCTATGCTTCCTGGAAAGTCCGGGGTAATTTTAGACTGTATAACGAATTTGGTTTCCAATCTTCTGTTAGAAAAATGTGGGGATATTGAAAAGATTAAAGCTTCTCAAATAGTAGAGATTGAAGAATACATAAAAGGGGAGATAAAGGAGTTTATAAATATTTCAAAGAATACATCCATACCTTTTATTGTGGTTACCAATGAAGTGGGGATGGCTCTGGTGCCGGAATATAAACTGGGGAGAATATTTAGAGAACTGGCAGGTAGTGTAAATCAGATTATAGCAAAAGAAGCAGAAAAAGTATACTTTTGTATTTCTGGCATACCGGTAAGGATTAAATAA
- the cobC gene encoding alpha-ribazole phosphatase, which yields MLELILIRHGQTDSNRKGTYSGWTDIELNKCGISQAERVRDKLKHINFDLVVASPLKRAKKTAEIISKNIIYDEGLKEINFGLWDNLSLEEIEEKYPEEYELWMRDKKEEFIFPQGESIKDVQERAANVIDNIIKKQKKGIVLIVTHGGLIRNIVAHLLGMGRAGSWRFRIDNCGITKIQITDGYAVLTELNG from the coding sequence ATGTTAGAATTGATTTTGATAAGACACGGACAAACTGACAGCAATAGAAAGGGAACATATTCAGGCTGGACAGATATAGAACTTAATAAATGTGGAATTAGTCAGGCTGAGAGGGTAAGAGATAAACTAAAACACATAAATTTTGATCTTGTAGTGGCTAGTCCACTTAAAAGGGCTAAAAAAACTGCTGAGATTATCAGCAAAAATATAATTTACGATGAAGGACTTAAGGAAATTAATTTTGGGTTATGGGACAACCTGTCTTTAGAGGAAATTGAAGAAAAGTATCCAGAGGAGTATGAGTTATGGATGAGAGATAAAAAAGAGGAATTTATTTTTCCACAGGGAGAAAGTATAAAGGATGTGCAGGAAAGGGCGGCAAATGTTATTGATAATATAATCAAAAAACAGAAAAAGGGTATTGTTTTAATTGTTACCCATGGAGGCTTAATAAGAAATATTGTAGCACACTTGCTTGGTATGGGCAGGGCAGGATCCTGGCGTTTTCGTATAGATAATTGTGGTATAACTAAAATTCAGATAACAGATGGATATGCCGTCTTAACTGAACTAAATGGATAA
- a CDS encoding pyridoxamine 5'-phosphate oxidase family protein: MEEVIKIFKENGYGFLATVEDGKPRVRPFGFMFYENGKLYFCTSNTKKVYEQLIETPYIEYSATSKDMVTARISGEIVFAEDIDKKQKALDSSELVKSLYKSADNPIFKVFYIEHGSASISYLTGDPSKEMKF, translated from the coding sequence ATGGAAGAGGTAATAAAAATTTTCAAAGAAAATGGATATGGATTTCTAGCTACAGTAGAAGATGGAAAACCTAGGGTTAGACCCTTTGGTTTCATGTTTTATGAAAATGGCAAACTTTATTTTTGCACCAGTAATACAAAAAAGGTGTATGAACAATTAATTGAAACTCCCTATATAGAGTACAGTGCCACCTCTAAAGATATGGTTACGGCAAGAATAAGTGGTGAAATTGTATTTGCAGAAGATATAGATAAAAAGCAAAAAGCATTGGATTCATCAGAACTTGTAAAAAGCTTGTACAAATCAGCTGATAATCCTATCTTTAAAGTATTTTACATTGAACATGGCTCAGCATCAATTTCCTATCTAACAGGAGATCCCTCTAAAGAAATGAAATTTTAA
- a CDS encoding winged helix-turn-helix transcriptional regulator, producing MDNEIKFCPVSVAQNILMGKWKLSILWILKDKTRRFNELQKLMTTISRGVLTQQLRELERDKLVNRKVYREVPPKVEYSLTEIGKSFIPIMVQIIEWGAEYIEKVNNCNMDICILNKFPCQKCHEMLQTNKKK from the coding sequence ATGGATAATGAAATTAAATTTTGTCCTGTATCTGTAGCTCAAAATATATTGATGGGAAAATGGAAATTATCAATTTTGTGGATTCTTAAAGATAAGACAAGGCGTTTTAATGAATTACAGAAATTGATGACTACAATTTCAAGAGGTGTACTTACACAACAATTGAGAGAATTGGAACGGGATAAACTTGTTAATAGAAAGGTATATAGGGAGGTACCACCAAAAGTGGAATATTCTCTTACAGAGATCGGCAAGAGCTTTATTCCAATAATGGTTCAGATTATAGAATGGGGAGCAGAATATATTGAAAAAGTAAATAACTGCAATATGGATATTTGTATATTAAATAAATTTCCCTGTCAAAAGTGCCATGAGATGCTGCAGACAAATAAGAAAAAATAG
- a CDS encoding methyl-accepting chemotaxis protein has product MKSLKSKFAAAICGTCIIVLFFSIIISYAISYNALNKQITDKTLITSQKYSEIINSWLSVQGKFLEDIADDLETNPNFNREDIISYMTHKAKTNSYVTDVYIGFSNKDFWDGSGWIPPEGYDCTVRDWYKKTIKNNKLTYSAPYLDAITKKMIITIGKPLSLDGQVVGVVGTDIYIDTVTKIIEKAKPVNNSYAYLFDDENNIIVHPNKSFKPTEKELKNINNVMEGNYKQILNNSKVSTGIVLTDYDKAKRYFASAEVSSSKWTVGFAIPTVEFKKPLNNLIYAYIAITLIFVIISIIFSLAFGNKITKPLIELSKIVNKTKDLDLSPSSIDYNYVLKYKDEVGTIGISIRKLREQLKNIIISLKNNSDEVHSQSENVSSSINKTFKTIKEITNSMEAVAKGSTDQAQEVSLGLEKLNILSNKIDKVTKNSAEVIEYSKTTEKINKDVSSAVRELYSKLDERSNAAKKVSENISILSDKSDSIGNIVQTIESIAKQTNLLALNAAIEAASAGASGKGFAVVAEEIRKLAEQTSNSTQEISDMVNEIQIQINNTKANMDKTQEMSKTANTSMVQSEKYFETMSTSINNMISIITELNSEITEINKDKNSVITSIENISAISQESAAASEEVSASIKEQEISFEVINTSTQKLKSIVTELNSLVHRFKIS; this is encoded by the coding sequence ATGAAAAGTTTAAAATCAAAATTCGCAGCGGCCATATGCGGTACCTGTATTATAGTTTTATTTTTCTCTATAATTATATCCTATGCTATATCATATAATGCTTTAAATAAACAAATTACAGATAAAACACTTATTACATCCCAAAAATACTCTGAAATCATAAATAGCTGGTTAAGTGTGCAGGGGAAATTTTTAGAGGATATTGCAGATGATTTAGAAACTAACCCAAACTTCAACAGGGAAGATATAATATCATATATGACCCACAAAGCTAAAACTAATTCATACGTTACAGATGTATATATAGGTTTTTCAAATAAAGATTTTTGGGATGGTTCAGGCTGGATACCCCCCGAAGGATATGACTGTACAGTAAGAGACTGGTATAAAAAAACTATAAAAAATAACAAATTAACTTATTCCGCTCCTTATCTTGATGCAATAACCAAGAAAATGATAATAACTATTGGAAAACCCTTATCCCTGGATGGACAAGTTGTTGGAGTGGTGGGAACTGATATATATATAGATACGGTTACAAAAATTATTGAAAAAGCTAAGCCCGTAAACAACAGCTATGCCTATTTGTTTGATGATGAAAATAATATTATAGTACATCCTAATAAATCATTTAAACCTACTGAAAAAGAACTAAAAAATATCAATAACGTTATGGAAGGCAATTATAAACAAATACTTAATAACAGTAAAGTAAGTACGGGAATAGTTTTAACAGACTACGATAAAGCAAAAAGATATTTCGCCTCAGCTGAAGTATCATCCTCAAAATGGACAGTAGGCTTTGCCATTCCAACTGTTGAATTTAAGAAACCTTTAAATAACTTAATATATGCATATATAGCAATAACTTTAATTTTTGTAATTATATCCATAATATTTTCCTTAGCTTTTGGAAATAAGATAACAAAGCCTTTAATAGAATTATCAAAAATAGTAAATAAGACCAAAGATCTGGATTTATCTCCTAGCAGTATTGATTATAATTATGTCTTAAAATATAAAGATGAAGTTGGTACAATAGGAATCTCTATAAGAAAATTAAGAGAACAACTTAAAAATATAATTATATCTTTAAAGAATAATTCTGATGAAGTTCACAGTCAGTCGGAAAATGTATCTTCCTCCATAAATAAAACATTTAAAACAATAAAAGAAATTACTAATTCAATGGAAGCAGTGGCAAAAGGTTCTACAGACCAGGCACAAGAAGTATCTCTAGGTCTTGAAAAATTAAATATTTTATCAAATAAAATAGATAAGGTTACAAAAAATTCTGCAGAAGTCATTGAGTACTCCAAAACCACAGAAAAAATCAACAAGGATGTGTCCTCTGCAGTACGAGAACTTTATTCAAAGCTTGATGAAAGAAGTAATGCTGCAAAAAAAGTTTCAGAAAATATATCAATTTTATCGGATAAATCAGATTCAATCGGAAACATAGTACAGACTATAGAATCCATAGCAAAACAGACCAATCTACTTGCATTAAACGCAGCTATTGAAGCAGCCAGTGCTGGAGCATCTGGAAAAGGATTTGCTGTTGTTGCAGAGGAAATCAGAAAATTGGCAGAACAGACCTCCAATTCAACCCAGGAAATAAGTGATATGGTAAATGAGATCCAAATTCAAATTAACAATACCAAAGCCAATATGGATAAAACACAGGAAATGAGTAAAACTGCCAATACTTCCATGGTTCAGTCAGAAAAGTATTTTGAAACTATGAGTACATCTATAAACAACATGATATCTATAATAACTGAACTGAACAGTGAAATTACAGAAATAAATAAAGATAAAAACAGCGTCATAACCTCAATTGAAAATATATCTGCTATATCACAGGAATCCGCTGCAGCATCTGAAGAAGTTTCTGCTTCAATCAAAGAGCAGGAGATATCCTTTGAAGTAATAAATACCAGTACTCAAAAGCTTAAGTCTATTGTGACTGAATTAAATAGCTTAGTTCATAGATTTAAAATTTCTTAA
- a CDS encoding iron-containing alcohol dehydrogenase — MKQLVFHGTSIIIGKGSLEYIKNMEFKKAFIITGGQSMIKSGVISMVKDMIEKANREVFIYSGITENPDTEVVLNGLERVKEFKPDIIISIGGGSSIDAAKIITLFYEYEDINFSNVLKKKLPEYRSKVKFIAVPSTSGTGTEVTKVSVITFKEKNLKIGIKCGALIPDVAILDPNLTMTMPHNIVAETGMDALTHALECYTNNALDDFTEVMAKGAVEGLFKYLPYSYKNKDIVSREKVHNFQCMAGCAFSNVGLGMVHGISHAFGGRYNMAHGLANAIVLPYVLQYNSKDKLVAEKLRYLSKIIDREDIIEAVKELKRELHIPLSFKEAGILEENFRKDFQLLIDNSLLGSTRVNPVSVTREHMGYIISSVYEGKDVDI; from the coding sequence ATGAAACAATTAGTATTTCATGGTACTTCTATTATTATAGGAAAAGGGTCTTTGGAGTATATAAAGAACATGGAATTTAAGAAGGCCTTTATTATAACGGGTGGACAGTCTATGATTAAAAGTGGAGTTATCTCTATGGTGAAGGATATGATAGAGAAAGCAAATAGAGAGGTTTTTATATACAGTGGCATTACTGAGAATCCGGATACGGAGGTAGTATTAAATGGTCTTGAAAGGGTAAAAGAATTTAAACCGGATATTATAATATCTATAGGTGGAGGATCTTCTATAGATGCTGCAAAAATTATAACGTTATTTTATGAATATGAGGATATAAATTTTAGTAATGTGTTAAAAAAGAAACTGCCTGAATATAGAAGCAAGGTTAAATTTATAGCTGTACCTTCTACTTCTGGTACGGGTACAGAAGTTACAAAAGTATCTGTTATTACATTTAAAGAAAAAAATTTAAAAATAGGCATAAAATGTGGAGCACTAATACCAGATGTGGCTATACTGGATCCGAATTTAACAATGACTATGCCGCATAATATAGTAGCTGAAACGGGAATGGATGCTTTGACTCATGCTCTGGAATGTTATACAAACAATGCTCTGGATGACTTTACTGAAGTTATGGCGAAAGGTGCTGTAGAGGGGCTCTTTAAATATTTACCATATTCTTATAAAAATAAAGATATAGTAAGCAGAGAAAAAGTTCACAATTTTCAGTGTATGGCAGGCTGTGCTTTTTCCAATGTGGGATTAGGAATGGTACATGGAATTTCTCATGCTTTTGGCGGCAGGTATAATATGGCTCATGGTCTTGCTAATGCTATTGTTTTACCTTACGTACTACAGTATAATTCGAAAGATAAATTAGTAGCGGAAAAATTAAGGTATCTTTCAAAGATAATTGATAGAGAAGATATAATAGAGGCAGTGAAAGAACTTAAGAGAGAATTACATATACCACTGTCCTTTAAGGAAGCAGGTATACTGGAGGAAAATTTTAGAAAGGATTTTCAGCTTTTAATTGATAATAGTTTGTTAGGCTCAACAAGAGTAAATCCTGTTTCAGTAACTAGAGAACATATGGGGTACATTATAAGTAGTGTGTATGAAGGAAAAGATGTGGATATATAG
- a CDS encoding M20/M25/M40 family metallo-hydrolase — MEDLFEEIEKLTLELINIPSINNSIGERNICNRISEYINNMEYFKEHKEYTFQVSLNQDAYKRVNVFALLRGEGGSSNKTVILHGHVDTVGIENFGGLAEYAFDSKSLNEKLKELDLPKEIKNDLHSGDWTFGRGAADMKSGVAVHLVILKELSKNIKNFSGNILFMANPVEENQHTGIIESLDTLNYLKEKYGLEYNLAINNDYICPLYPGDNTRYVYAGAVGKLLPCFYIVGKETHVGQYFEGLNSNLIGAELIKNIDLNTELCDEYRGEYTLPPSVLKYKDLKERYDVQTPFTTFIYFNYFVHNSSVNKVINNLKNIAEKSFGEIISKVNTEYEKFCKLTKEKYSPLPWKSNVITYKELYGKVKSRHGCKVDEEISNLTKTLTKKGIDRREICLNIVEKLWKLSSNREPSIVIFFAPPYCPHNTLKIKDKNERNVIKKIEECIDKISKESSEEFKMLQFFPSLSDSSYLKIDDDLNSLKNLMDNFPNWEEMYNIPVDKIKKLNIPSVNYGCYGKDAHKWTERVYKPYSFNILPKLILTTVYKFLYETR; from the coding sequence TTGGAGGATTTATTTGAGGAAATAGAAAAGTTAACTTTGGAATTGATTAATATACCAAGTATTAATAATTCCATAGGAGAAAGAAATATATGTAATAGAATAAGCGAGTATATAAACAATATGGAATATTTTAAAGAACATAAAGAATATACTTTTCAAGTTTCTCTTAATCAAGATGCGTATAAAAGAGTTAATGTTTTTGCGTTATTAAGAGGAGAAGGAGGCTCTTCAAATAAAACTGTAATTTTACATGGGCATGTAGATACTGTAGGCATAGAAAATTTTGGAGGACTGGCAGAATATGCTTTTGACAGTAAAAGTCTGAATGAAAAATTGAAGGAACTAGATTTACCAAAAGAAATAAAAAATGATTTACATAGCGGAGATTGGACATTTGGCAGGGGAGCTGCAGATATGAAAAGTGGAGTGGCTGTTCATCTTGTGATTCTTAAAGAGCTGAGCAAAAATATTAAGAATTTTAGTGGGAATATTTTGTTCATGGCAAATCCTGTAGAGGAAAATCAACATACGGGCATTATAGAATCTTTGGATACTTTGAATTATTTAAAAGAAAAATACGGTTTGGAATATAATTTGGCTATAAACAATGACTATATTTGTCCTTTATATCCAGGGGACAATACCAGGTATGTTTATGCTGGTGCAGTGGGTAAACTTCTTCCATGCTTTTATATTGTGGGAAAAGAAACTCATGTAGGACAATATTTCGAAGGACTAAATTCTAATTTGATAGGGGCAGAATTAATAAAAAATATAGATTTAAATACAGAGTTGTGTGATGAATATAGAGGAGAGTATACTCTTCCACCTTCCGTTTTAAAATATAAAGATTTAAAAGAAAGATATGATGTACAGACTCCTTTTACTACATTTATTTATTTTAATTATTTTGTACACAACTCTTCTGTGAATAAAGTAATAAATAATTTAAAAAACATAGCAGAAAAATCCTTTGGTGAAATTATTTCTAAGGTTAATACAGAATATGAAAAGTTTTGCAAATTAACAAAGGAAAAATATAGTCCTTTACCGTGGAAAAGTAATGTAATTACTTATAAAGAATTATATGGGAAAGTAAAAAGTAGGCATGGATGTAAAGTAGATGAGGAAATAAGCAATTTAACTAAAACTTTAACCAAAAAGGGTATTGATAGAAGGGAAATTTGTCTTAATATAGTAGAGAAACTTTGGAAGCTAAGCAGTAATAGAGAGCCTTCCATTGTAATATTTTTCGCTCCACCCTATTGTCCACATAATACCTTGAAAATTAAAGATAAGAATGAACGTAATGTTATAAAAAAGATAGAGGAATGTATAGATAAAATCTCCAAGGAAAGTAGTGAAGAATTCAAAATGCTGCAGTTTTTTCCCAGTTTATCAGATAGCAGTTACTTAAAGATAGATGATGATCTTAATTCTTTGAAAAATTTAATGGACAATTTCCCCAATTGGGAGGAAATGTATAACATACCTGTAGATAAAATAAAGAAATTGAATATACCCTCGGTTAATTATGGATGTTATGGTAAAGATGCACATAAATGGACGGAAAGAGTATATAAACCTTATTCTTTTAATATATTACCTAAATTAATATTGACTACGGTTTATAAATTTTTATATGAAACGAGATAG
- a CDS encoding APC family permease has product MDLFKKKSLDQLRDSVKKTNLQKNLRAKDIAALGIGAVVGVGIFVATGEGAHSAGPGIILSFILSGIVACLCGLCYCELATMFPVAGSTYSYAYIAFGEFTAMIIGWCLTAEYLVAVSAVASGWSGTFRGVLTSAGITLPKAIAASPSNGGIIDVPAVAIILILTALLCYGMQQSSKINNIIVGIKILIILLFIFLGASHINVSNYKPFMPYGWKGVFTGASMVFFSFIGFDAISTSAEEAVDPKKDVSRGIILCLIVVCILYVLVAVVLTGIVPYKEIVSDNAVPDALGRIGINWGSALVGVGAIVGMVSVMLTMLYGQVRIFMVMSRDGLMPKIFSKINKVHNTPVKATIITGIIASIIAGILPLRIIVEFLSIGTLLSFIIVSMGVIYLRKSMPDIERKFKCPGVPFTPIITVLCCLLLLISMRKITWIGFLIWLCLGLIVYFIYGRTHSTVQNENNGQ; this is encoded by the coding sequence ATGGATCTTTTTAAAAAAAAGTCTCTAGATCAATTAAGAGATAGTGTTAAAAAGACAAACTTACAAAAAAATCTCAGAGCAAAAGATATAGCTGCATTAGGCATAGGGGCTGTAGTAGGTGTAGGTATATTCGTTGCCACAGGCGAGGGAGCACACTCTGCAGGACCTGGAATTATACTCTCATTTATATTATCTGGAATAGTGGCTTGTCTATGCGGACTATGTTATTGTGAACTTGCCACTATGTTTCCTGTAGCGGGAAGTACATATTCTTATGCTTATATTGCTTTTGGAGAATTTACTGCTATGATAATAGGTTGGTGTTTAACTGCAGAATATCTAGTTGCAGTCAGCGCAGTAGCCTCAGGATGGTCAGGAACCTTTAGAGGAGTTCTAACCTCTGCAGGAATTACGCTTCCTAAAGCCATAGCTGCGTCACCAAGTAACGGTGGAATAATCGACGTACCTGCAGTTGCCATAATATTAATTTTAACAGCACTTCTTTGTTATGGCATGCAGCAAAGCTCCAAGATAAATAATATTATTGTAGGAATAAAAATACTTATAATTCTTTTATTCATTTTTTTAGGAGCATCGCATATAAATGTGTCTAACTATAAACCTTTTATGCCTTATGGCTGGAAAGGAGTTTTCACCGGTGCAAGTATGGTGTTCTTCTCTTTTATAGGATTTGATGCCATTTCCACATCTGCAGAAGAAGCAGTAGATCCTAAAAAGGATGTATCCAGAGGAATAATATTATGTCTTATAGTAGTTTGTATACTTTATGTTCTGGTAGCTGTAGTTCTTACAGGAATAGTTCCTTATAAAGAAATAGTTTCAGATAATGCAGTACCTGATGCCCTTGGAAGGATAGGAATTAACTGGGGTTCAGCATTAGTTGGAGTTGGTGCTATTGTAGGAATGGTTTCTGTAATGCTTACAATGCTTTATGGACAGGTTAGAATATTCATGGTTATGTCAAGAGATGGATTGATGCCTAAAATTTTTTCTAAAATCAACAAAGTTCATAATACTCCAGTTAAAGCAACTATAATAACAGGGATTATAGCTTCTATTATAGCAGGTATATTACCACTTAGAATAATAGTTGAATTTTTAAGTATAGGAACTTTATTAAGCTTTATAATTGTATCTATGGGAGTTATCTATTTAAGAAAATCCATGCCAGATATTGAAAGAAAATTCAAATGTCCAGGTGTACCATTTACACCTATAATAACAGTATTATGCTGCTTGCTACTTTTAATATCAATGCGAAAAATAACCTGGATTGGCTTCCTCATCTGGTTGTGTCTGGGACTTATAGTCTATTTTATCTACGGAAGAACTCATAGTACAGTTCAAAATGAAAATAATGGACAGTGA
- a CDS encoding MgtC/SapB family protein yields the protein MDQWEMMFKLILSGVLGALIGFERRSRFKQAGLRTHFVVAVGSALIMLVSKYGFQDFLEIPSVSIDPSRIAAQVVSGVGFLGAGTIIVEHQFVRGLTTAAGLWATAGIGIAIGAGMYIPGIGATIFIVIGLEIFNRVQKNSAHCLGKVVLSLDGIDPVLDILKNSKVRISNIQVNRHYNKNNKDSEAKIMFRMYSVNQSQRKDIMVNILRIPYVKNVNIE from the coding sequence ATGGATCAGTGGGAAATGATGTTCAAATTGATACTTTCTGGAGTACTTGGAGCTTTAATTGGATTTGAAAGAAGAAGTCGTTTTAAGCAGGCAGGCCTCAGAACTCACTTTGTTGTAGCTGTGGGAAGTGCACTCATTATGCTGGTATCTAAATATGGCTTTCAGGATTTTTTAGAAATCCCTTCTGTTTCTATTGATCCGAGTAGAATAGCGGCCCAGGTGGTAAGTGGAGTTGGTTTTCTTGGAGCTGGTACCATAATTGTGGAACATCAATTTGTAAGAGGACTGACTACTGCTGCGGGACTATGGGCTACTGCTGGAATTGGCATAGCCATTGGAGCGGGTATGTATATACCTGGTATAGGGGCTACTATATTTATAGTAATAGGACTTGAAATATTTAATAGAGTACAAAAAAATTCTGCTCATTGTTTAGGCAAAGTAGTCTTATCTCTAGATGGAATTGATCCGGTACTTGATATATTGAAAAATTCTAAAGTAAGAATATCTAACATTCAAGTTAATAGACATTACAATAAAAATAATAAGGACTCTGAAGCTAAAATCATGTTTAGAATGTATAGTGTAAATCAAAGTCAAAGGAAAGATATTATGGTAAATATTTTGAGAATACCTTATGTGAAAAATGTAAATATAGAATAA
- a CDS encoding flavodoxin family protein gives MESKILVVYYSLEGNTKLIAETISEKLSSDILEIKPKKDIDSHSKMKYLIGGKQSVIKEKPELIPYDINVENYDILFIGTPVWAWTFAPAVRSFLESTNLKNKKIALFSCNGGANGKTFENMKDKLQGNEFLGQIEFKDPLKNDREENVEKARKWAYDICKLNIK, from the coding sequence ATGGAAAGTAAAATTTTAGTTGTATACTATTCTCTTGAAGGAAATACAAAACTGATAGCTGAGACTATTTCAGAAAAATTGTCATCAGATATTTTAGAGATAAAGCCTAAAAAGGATATAGATTCCCACAGCAAGATGAAGTATTTAATAGGAGGAAAACAGTCTGTAATTAAAGAGAAACCGGAACTTATACCCTATGATATAAATGTTGAAAATTATGATATTTTATTTATAGGAACTCCGGTTTGGGCATGGACTTTTGCTCCTGCTGTAAGAAGTTTTCTTGAGAGCACAAATTTAAAGAATAAAAAGATAGCATTATTTAGTTGTAATGGAGGAGCTAATGGAAAAACTTTTGAAAATATGAAAGATAAACTTCAGGGAAATGAATTTTTAGGGCAAATTGAATTTAAAGATCCTCTTAAAAATGATAGAGAAGAAAATGTAGAAAAGGCTAGAAAATGGGCTTATGATATTTGTAAATTAAATATAAAGTAA